Proteins from a single region of Deltaproteobacteria bacterium HGW-Deltaproteobacteria-4:
- a CDS encoding glutamate racemase has protein sequence MADRAIGIFDSGVGGLTVYREIARQLALEEYLYLGDTGRVPYGTKSPSTVLRYAQEAATFLVSHRVKMIVVACNTASAVAVADLEERFRLPVIGVIEPGARKAVAVTRKRRVGVIGTEGTIKSGAYTRAIHAIDPQIEVVSAACPLFVPLVEEGWSGHPVTRLIAEEYLAPLLRHDIDTLVLGCTHYPLLKPTLRTLLGDDVTLVDSAAETAMSVREVLHRDGLLRQSPPAPPRFFVTDLPTRFELVGGSFLGDLLSNVQQVEID, from the coding sequence GTGGCAGACAGAGCGATTGGCATTTTTGATTCAGGGGTCGGGGGGCTGACCGTTTATCGGGAGATTGCCCGGCAACTGGCCCTCGAAGAATATCTCTACCTCGGCGATACCGGCCGCGTCCCCTACGGAACGAAAAGCCCGAGTACGGTGTTGCGCTATGCACAGGAAGCTGCGACCTTTCTTGTCAGTCATCGCGTCAAGATGATTGTTGTTGCCTGCAATACCGCTTCGGCTGTGGCCGTGGCTGATCTCGAAGAACGTTTTCGTCTGCCGGTCATCGGTGTCATCGAACCGGGGGCGCGCAAAGCGGTCGCCGTCACCAGGAAACGACGGGTCGGCGTCATCGGCACGGAAGGGACGATCAAGAGCGGAGCTTATACGCGGGCGATTCATGCCATCGATCCACAGATCGAAGTCGTCTCCGCCGCCTGCCCGCTCTTTGTCCCTCTGGTTGAAGAGGGCTGGTCCGGACATCCGGTGACCCGTCTCATCGCCGAGGAGTATCTTGCCCCGTTGCTGCGGCACGATATCGACACCCTGGTCCTCGGTTGCACCCACTATCCGCTGCTGAAACCGACCTTGCGCACCCTCCTCGGCGATGACGTGACCCTGGTCGATTCTGCTGCCGAAACGGCCATGAGTGTCCGCGAAGTTCTGCATCGCGATGGTCTGTTACGGCAGTCTCCGCCGGCGCCGCCCCGTTTTTTTGTCACCGACCTCCCGACCCGTTTCGAGCTGGTCGGCGGGAGTTTTCTTGGCGACCTGCTCTCCAATGTACAACAGGTAGAGATCGATTAA